Part of the Roseobacter litoralis Och 149 genome, GCACGCCCCGAAGTCGACTGGATCGTTCCGATCTCCTTGGGCGACAGCCATCGCCAGTTTCGCGTGATGGGCACCACCACTGAGTTCTTTGAGCGCTACAAATACCGTTCAGGCCGTTCCCTGATTTTTGGCGACGGAGCGATCATGTCAGATTTGTTTGATGCGGTTGTCGGTGCGGATGTGGCGGCAACACTAAACTACAACGTTGGCGATCCGATTGTCGTGGCACATGGTCTTGCCTCTTTCACCAACCACGATGACCAGCCTTTTCGCATCTCGGGTATTCTGGAAAAGACCGGAACACCCGTGGATCGCACCGTAATCGTGAGCCTGCGTGCGATTGAAGCAATCCACGTTGACTGGGCCAGCGGGACCAAAATCCAAGGACAATCCACGCCCGTTGACGTTATTCGACAGATGGACCTGCAGCCTCAGGCAGTGACAGCGGCGCTGGTCGGAGTGAAAAGCCGTCTGCAAGTGTTCAGCCTGCAACGATCGATCAACGAATACCCGCAAGAACCCCTGCTTGCCATTCTCCCCGGCGTCGCCCTGCAAGAGCTTTGGCAGATCGTCGGCATTGCCGAAACCGCCCTGGTTGCCGTTTCCGGCATGGTCATCATCACCGCGTTGATTGGCATGATGGCGACGATTTTCTCCAGCCTCAACGAACGCCGCCGCGAGATGGCGATATTCCGCGCGATGGGGGCGCGCCCCCGGATCGTGCTGGGCATGCTGGTGCTCGAAGCGACCCTTATGGCAGCAC contains:
- a CDS encoding ABC transporter permease — its product is MILRLAFGSMAARALTVTMTVIAIALSVALFLGVEKVRTGAKASFADTISGTDLIVGARSGSVQLLLYSVFRIGNATNNLTWESYNDIAARPEVDWIVPISLGDSHRQFRVMGTTTEFFERYKYRSGRSLIFGDGAIMSDLFDAVVGADVAATLNYNVGDPIVVAHGLASFTNHDDQPFRISGILEKTGTPVDRTVIVSLRAIEAIHVDWASGTKIQGQSTPVDVIRQMDLQPQAVTAALVGVKSRLQVFSLQRSINEYPQEPLLAILPGVALQELWQIVGIAETALVAVSGMVIITALIGMMATIFSSLNERRREMAIFRAMGARPRIVLGMLVLEATLMAALGAVLGLLLLYAGLVVAQPMVDRAFGLWLPIEAPTLREVWVLLGVVCAGAIVSLIPALRAYRMSLADGMMVRI